The Astyanax mexicanus isolate ESR-SI-001 chromosome 7, AstMex3_surface, whole genome shotgun sequence genome has a window encoding:
- the glo1 gene encoding lactoylglutathione lyase encodes MADQGLSDEAAAAACKDGNPITKDFMMQQTMLRVKDPVKSLDFYTRILGMTLLQKFDFPSMRFSLYFLGYEDKKEIPSDTKEKTAWTFSRRATIELTHNWGSETDDSQSYHNGNSDPRGFGHIGIAVPDVYAACKLFEEQGVTFVKKPDDGKMKGLAFIQDPDGYWIEILSPNNMVSITS; translated from the exons ATGGCTGATCAGGGACTGTCGGACGAAGCTGCAGCGGCGGCCTGTAAAGACGGGAACCCGATAACTAAA GACTTCATGATGCAGCAGACGATGTTGAGGGTGAAAGATCCTGTAAAATCTCTGGATTTCTACACACGCATCCTTGGAATGAC ccTTCTGCAGAAATTTGATTTCCCTTCCATGCGCTTCTCTCTCTACTTCCTGGGTTATGAAGATAAGAAGGAAATTCCTTCCGACACCAAAGAGAAAACAGCCTGGACCTTCTCGCGCCGGGCCACCATCGAGCTCACACA TAACTGGGGTTCTGAGACAGATGACAGCCAGTCTTACCACAATGGAAACTCAGACCCTCGAGGGTTTG GCCACATAGGAATTGCCGTACCAGACGTTTACGCCGCATGCAAGCTGTTTGAAGAGCAAGGAGTGACCTTTGTGAAGAAGCCTGATGATG GTAAGATGAAGGGTTTGGCTTTCATTCAAGACCCTGATGGCTACTGGATAGAAATTCTCAGCCCCAACAACATGGTATCCATCACGTCTTAA
- the btbd9 gene encoding BTB/POZ domain-containing protein 9: MSDSHPLRPLSSAAEIDHLHLLSEQLGALVPGEEYSDVTFVVEEKRFPAHRVILAARCQYFRALLYGGMRESHPQAEVRLEETHAEAFSMLLRYLYTGRASLSDAREETLLDFLGLAHRYGLQPLESSTCDFLRTLLNTRNVCLIFDVASLYCLRDLAEACCAYMDRHAVEVLETDGFLSLSKTALLTVVRRDSFAASEREIFQALCRWCRHNGDGTASQEVMSAVRLPLMSLSEMLNVVRPSGLLSPDDLLDAIQTRSESRDMDLNYRGMLIPEENIATMKHGAVVVKGELKSALLDGDTQNYDLDHGFSRHPIEEEGRATGIQIRLGQPSIVNHIRMLLWDKDSRSYSYYIEVSMDELDWVRVVDHSKFLCRSWQNLYFQARVCRFIRVVGTHNTVNKVFHLVALECMFTQRSFILESGLLVPSENVATVQACASVVEGVSRCRNALLNGDTNHYDWDSGYTCHQLGSGAVVIQLAQPYMLNSMRLLLWDCDERSYSYYVELSTNQQQWVRVVDRTRVACRSWQTLRFERQPASFIRIVGTHNTANEVFHCVHFECPIQLDRDVKEGSPGPDPSDLDYSSQHAQQSRPQGLPQRPSTSSLHS; encoded by the exons ATGAGTGACAGCCACCCTCTCCGACCGCTGAGCTCCGCAGCTGAGATCGACCACCTGCACCTACTCTCCGAGCAGTTGGGCGCATTAGTGCCAGGTGAAGAGTACAGTGATGTCACCTTTGTGGTGGAGGAGAAGCGATTTCCTGCACACAGAGTGATTCTGGCAGCTCGCTGTCAATACTTCAG AGCTCTGTTGTATGGCGGGATGAGGGAGTCTCACCCTCAGGCTGAGGTGCGTTTGGAGGAGACTCATGCAGAAGCTTTCTCCATGCTCCTGCGGTATCTTTACACCGGCAGAGCCAGCCTGAGCGACGCTCGAGAGGAAACCCTGCTGGACTTTCTAGGCTTGGCGCACCGCTACGGCCTCCAGCCCCTGGAGTCCTCCACCTGTGACTTCCTGCGTACGCTGCTAAACACCAGAAATGTGTGCTTGATATTTGACGTGGCCAGCCTGTACTGTCTGAGGGATTTGGCTGAGGCCTGCTGTGCCTACATGGACCGCCACGCTGTAGAGGTGCTGGAAACGGACGGCTTCCTTTCCCTTTCAAAG ACTGCGCTCCTAACAGTAGTCAGGAGAGACTCGTTCGCTGCCAGCGAGAGGGAAATCTTTCAGGCACTCTGCCGCTGGTGCAGACACAATGGAGACGGAACAGCCtcacaggaagtgatgtcagcTGTGCGGCTGCCCCTGATGAGCCTGTCTGAGATGCTGAACGTGGTTCGTCCGTCCGGCCTCCTCAGCCCAGATGACCTTCTGGACGCCATACAGACGCGCTCAGAGAGCAGAGACATGGACCTGAACTACCGCGGCATGCTCA TCCCAGAGGAGAACATTGCCACTATGAAGCATGGAGCTGTGGTGGTGAAGGGCGAGCTGAAGTCTGCTCTGCTGGATGGAGACACTCAGAACTACGACCTGGACCACGGTTTCTCCAGACACCCCATAGAGGAGGAGGGCCGAGCCACTGGCATCCAGATCCGCCTGGGCCAGCCCTCCATCGTCAACCATATTCGGATGCTGCTGTGGGATAAAGACAGCAG ATCCTACTCCTACTACATCGAGGTCTCTATGGATGAGCTGGACTGGGTGCGTGTGGTGGATCACTCCAAGTTCCTGTGTCGCTCATGGCAGAACCTCTATTTCCAAGCACGTGTCTGCAG GTTTATCCGTGTGGTTGGGACGCACAACACTGTCAACAAGGTCTTTCATTTAGTGGCTCTGGAGTGCATGTTCACACAGCGATCTTTCATCTTGGAGAGTGGCCTTCTTG TCCCCAGTGAGAACGTTGCGACAGTACAGGCATGCGCGAGTGTGGTGGAAGGAGTGAGCCGCTGTCGCAATGCCCTGCTGAATGGGGACACCAACCACTATGACTGGGACTCGGGCTACACCTGCCACCAGCTGGGCTCGGGGGCTGTCGTCATCCAGCTGGCTCAGCCTTACATGCTCAACTCCATGCG GCTGCTGCTGTGGGATTGTGATGAGAGGAGTTATAGTTACTATGTGGAGCTGTCCACTAACCAGCAGCAGTGGGTCCGAGTGGTGGACCGCACCCGAGTCGCCTGCAG GTCATGGCAAACGTTACGCTTTGAGCGACAGCCTGCTTCCTTCATTCGCATTGTGGGTACGCACAACACAGCCAATGag gtttttcACTGTGTGCACTTTGAGTGTCCGATTCAGCTCGACAGAGACGTCAAAGAAGGCAGTCCCGGACCGGACCCATCCGACCTGGACTAcagttcccagcatgctcagcaaTCCCGTCCTCAGGGCCTGCCCCAGAGACCCTCCACATCATCTTTGCACTCataa